GTCGAGATCACGCTGTCGGGTCAGGCTGACGAGGTGCTGGAAGCCTTCGAACGCGAGGTTGCGCGCGTGCCCGATGTTCTGGAATGCCACCTGATGGCGGGCACGGCGGATTATCTGTTGAAAGTGGTCGCACAAGATACCGAAGATTTCGCGCGTATCCACCGCCAGTATTTGGCGCGCCTGCCGGGCGTGCAGGGGATGCAGTCCAGCTTTGCCCTGCGCACGGTGTTCAAAACCACGGCGCTACCGGTCTAAGCCCTCGCGGCCTACGCTGCGCGTGCGGACAGCGGTTGTTCTTTCACCGGCAGATGCACAATGGCCGAGAATGCTCCGACCCCAACGCCGATCCACCAGACCATTGTGTAGTCGCCAAAGGCGTCATACATCCGCCCGCCCAGCCAGACGCCAAGGAAACTTCCTAGCTGGTGCGAGAAGAAGACGATGCCATAGAGCGTTCCCATGTAGCGCAGCCCATAGATATGCGCGACAAGTCCCGAGGTCAGCGGAACTGTTGCCAGCCACAGCGACCCCATGGTGATCGAGAAGATGATGACTGAGGTCGGCGTGATCGGCATCAGGATGAACAAGGCTGCCACGATCGTGCGCCCGGTATAGATCGCCGCCAGCAGGTATTTCTTGGAATAGGTTTTGCCCAGATAGCCCGCAAACAACGTGCCCGCGATATTGGCCAGACCGATTAGCGAGATCGAGATCGCGCCCAGAGCAGATGTGGTCGACACGCCGACCGCCGCCAGCGTGCCCGACGGATCAATGGCTCCGCACATCTCGGTCACGAAGGCGGGGAAGTGTGCGGTGATGAAGGCCAGCTGATAGCCACAGGAAAAGAAGCCGAGGAAGATCAGGGTATAGGTGGGATCCTTGAACGCTTTGATCAGGATCTGCCCCATGCTTTCCTCAAGCTCGGATTTGCTAGCCAGAGGCTCTGTTTTCATCAGCGGCAGCAGGGCCAGCGTGGCCATAATGGCCGCAGCGAAGACGACAAAGACGTTCTGCCATGTCATGAAGGTCAGCAGGTATTCTGCCAGCGGGGCGCCGAAAACCTGACCGGCGGACCCGGCCGCGGTCGCAATCGCCAAAGACATTGAACGGTTTTCGTCGCTGGATGCGCGGCCAACAACGGCAAGAATGACGCCAAACCCTGTTCCCGCGATGCCAAATCCAACCAGCACCTCAAGCATTTGGTGGGCTTCGGGCGTGACGGCCATGGAGCTGGCAACCAGACCAACAGCATAGACGATCGCACCCATGATGATCGCTTTGCGATCGCCCATCTTCTCGGCAATGGCGCCGAAAATGGGTTGCCCGATGCCCCAAGCAAGGTTCTGGATCGCAATTGCCAGCGAAAACTCGGCACGCGGCCAGTTGAATTCGGTGGCGATGGGGATCTGAAAGACACCAAAGCTGGCCCTGATCGCAAAACCGACCAGGATGATAAGGCAGCCAGCCACAAGGACCGGAGTGATAAGGGGTGCGCGCGTCTCTGTCATTGGGTCAATGTCAGACAATTGCCGCACTGCGTCAATTCTTGCTTTTTGATGTGCGGCTTAAGCTTTCTTTATGTGACGCGGCGTTTTATCTGTCGGGTATGTCGAACTTGATCCAAACCTATGATGCCCTTGCCCAATCGGGCGAGATTACCCGCGACCCAGCACAAGAGGCCTGCCTGCCGGGACTTGAAGACATTCGTGCGCATCTAGATTCTGCGCCCAAGCGCAAGCGTGGGATATTGGGGGGGCTCTTTCATTCCAAGCCCGAGGACGTGCCGCAAGGCCTGTATCTGTGGGGTGGGGTTGGTCGCGGCAAGTCCATGTTGATGGACCTGTTTGTGGACAGTCTGGAAAACACCGCGGCCCGTCGCGTGCATTTCCATGCCTTCATGCAAGAGGTGCACGAAGGTATGACCGAGGCACGCAAGAGGGGCGTGGACGACCCGCTGGCGCCCGTCGCGGCCAAGATCGCGGCGGATGTAAAGCTGTTTGCCTTTGACGAGATGCAGATCTCGGACATCACCGATGCAATGATCGTCGGGCGTCTTTTCGAAAAGCTGTTTGAGGCGGGCGTTGTTGTCGTCACCACATCGAACCGCCACCCTGACGAGCTGTATAAGCACGGGCTGAACCGGCAGCTTTTCCTGCCTTTCATCGCGCTTTTGAAAGATCAGATGGTGGTGCATGAACTGGTCAGCCCAAACGATTATCGCCAAGATCGTCTGTCTGGCGAGCAAGTGTTTTTCAGTCCCGCGAACGCCGATGCGCGTCAGGCAATTGACGCGTTGTGGAAAGATCTGACCGGCGGCAAAACCGAGCCGCTGGTTTTGACAGTCAAAGGGCGCGAGGTCGTGTTGCCCGATTATCGCAACGGCGCTGCACGCGCGCGTTTCCATGACCTATGTGGGGCGATGTTAGGGCCAGGGGACTATTTGGCCGTGGCCAATGCGGTGAAGCTTCTCGTGCTGGAAGACATCCCGCGCCTGAGCAGATCGAATTTCAACGAAGCAAAGCGCTTCGTCACTTTGATCGACGCACTTTACGAGGCGAAGGTCCGCCTGATCGCCTCGGCGGCCGCATTGCCCGAGATGCTGTATGTCGAAGGGGAAGGCTCGTTCGAGTTCGAACGCACAGCCAGCCGCCTGCGCGAGATGCAGGATAAGGACTGGGGGCAAGATTCAGAGTGAGGTGAGATGACGAGGGGCCGCGCGTCTGCGACCCCTCAGGTTTGCACCTGCCTGCCTAACTCGGATAGGGGCTGGAAATACCCCGAAGCGCCGCTGGTTTAGGCAAAGAGTCACGATACTATTTTGTGATCACACGGGCATGTGTAATTCCTGCCCTTTGCGAATCACTTTGCCGCCCCGGCGAAATGTACTGCTCGATAAGCCGTCCACTTCATGCGGACTTTGCCTATAGAATACCCTATTTATAGGCGCTAACCCCTTAATTGGTCAACGTTTTACATGGAATCACGACCGATTCGCGAATCGGGCAAAAAAGTGATTCTTTTCCGGGGTTTGACTCGTGTTCTTGATGCGGTTCGGCGCGGACGTGCAAAATTAATTTTGTGATCACGTCCGCTGAATGCAGTTTCTCAACCGTTTTCGCGCAAGATCGCGCCTGCAAGATACAATGACCCGCAAATCAGGATGCGCGCTTGCGGTTCGGCCTGAATGATGGCGGTGATCGCGGCCTCGACCGAGGCTGCCGTCGCCGAGGTCATCCCGACCTTTGCGGCCTCGTCCGCCGTGGTGTCTGCGGGCAGGGTGTTCGGTTCGTCTGGGATCGACACGGCCGTCAGGCTGTCGGCCACGCCCGCTAAGGGGCGTAGATAGCCTGCGATATCCTTGGTATTCAGCATGCCGCAGATCAGATGGGTCGGGCGTTTGGGTAGGTCGGCCAGAACGGTGGCCAGCATCTCGCCCGCCGCTGGGTTGTGACCGCCGTCCAGCCAAAGCTCGGCTGTGCCAGCAGCGTCGATCAGGGGGCCGTTGCGCAAGCGTTGCATCCGTGCAGGCCACGTGACGTCGCGCATCGCGGCTTCGCAGGCGGCTTCATCAAAGCCCAACACGCGCAGCGCGGCAATCGCGGCGCCCGCGTTTTCGATCTGGTGCGGGCCGATCAGGGCGGGCAGGGGCAGATCCAGAAGTCCGTTCTCGTCCTGGAAAATCAGACGTCCGCGCTCTTCCCAGAAATGCCAGTGTTGGCCATGCACGTACAGAGGGCAGCCCAGTTTGGCGGCACGCGCCTCGATCACGTCGAGCGCGTCGTCTTTCTGCGGGCCAACCACGCACGGTACGCCACGTTTCAGAATGCCGGCTTTCTCGCCAGCAATCTCGGGCAGGGTTTCGCCCAGAAACTGTGTGTGGTCGATCGAGATCGGAGTGATCACAGTCAGCGCGGGTTTCTCGACCACGTTGGTCGCGTCCAGCCGTCCGCCCAGCCCGGTTTCCAGCAAAGTGAAATCAGCAGGCGTTTCGGCAAAGGCCATCAAGGCGGCGACCGTTGTGATCTCGAAATAGGTGATGTTCTCGCCGCCATTGGCGGCATAGCAACGGTCCAGAACCTCGGTCAGGGCGTCTTCGCTGATCAGCTCTCCGGCCAGACGGATGCGTTCGTGGAAGCGCGCCAGATGCGGCGAGGTATAGGCGTGAACGCCTTTGCCAGCGCCCTCAAGCCCTGCGCGGATCATCGCTTGGGTTGAACCCTTGCCGTTGGTCCCGGCCAGATGGATCACAGCAGGCAGCTTGTTCTGCGGATTGTCGACGGCTTTCAGCAGCCGCCAAACACGATCCAGCGTCAAGTCGATGATTTTCGGGTGCAGCGACATCATCCGGTCAAGGATGACGTCCGAGCCTTTGGCGCTCACGCTTTGCCGGCCTTCGCAGCCTCGTCAGAGGCATCTTCCGCTGCTGACGGTGCAGCTTCGGCCGGCGCTTCGGCTTCGACCTCAGGCTCGGGTTTCGGCAGATCGCCTTTCACCGCAGGCGGCTGGCCGGTCAACATGCGGATGATTGTCACCAGCTCGTCTTTCATGTCCTTGCGGTGCGTCACGCGGTCCAGCATGCCGTGGTCCAGAAGGTATTCGGCACGTTGGAAGCCCTCGGGCAGCTTTTCGCGGATGGTCTGTTCGATGACGCGGGGGCCAGCAAAGCAGATCAGAGCGTTGGGCTCGGCGATATGCACGTCACCAAGCATCGCATAAGACGCGGTCACGCCGCCCGTGGTCGGGTGGGTCAGCACGACGATATAGGGTAGGTTTGCTTCTTTCAGCATCTGCACGGCAACCGTAGTGCGCGGCATTTGCATCAGCGATAGAATGCCTTCCTGCATCCGTGCACCGCCTGCTGCCGAGAACAGCACCAGCGGGCGTTTCAGAACGACAGCGCGTTCGGCAGCCGCGATGATTGCGTTGCCCACATACATGCCCATCGAGCCGCCCATGAAGCTGAAGTCCTGAGCCGCAGCAACGATGGGCGTGCGCCCAATTTCGCCTTCAGCGACCAGCATGGCTTCACGTTCGCCGGTGCCTTTGCGGGCCGATTTCATACGCTCGGGGTATTTCTTCTGATCTTTGAACTGCAGGGGATCGTCGATGGGGGCAGGGACATCAACTTCGGTAAAGATGCCGCCGTCAAACATCGCGCTAAAGCGGTCGCGCGGCGTGATTGCCATATGGTGATCGCAGTTGGTACAGACGTTCTGGTTCTCGGCACATTCGCGGTGGAACAGCATGGTTCCGCATTCACCACATTTGGTCCACAGATTCTCGGGCACCTCGCGGCGCGAGAAAAGCGAGTTGATGCGGGGGCGGACGTAGTTTGAGATCCAGTTCATCGCCAGACTTCCTTGTTGCGTTTGGCCTTAGTTAGTCTGCCTTGGCGGCATTTGCAATTGGCGGCTTCCGCTGCGTGAGGTTCCACCAAAGCACAAACGCGACCAGAACCAAAGTGGTTTGCAGAACCATCGAGGCCGTCGTGGTCCATCCCATCAGATCGGCCTCGGCCACGAAAAGGGAAAAACCATCCAAACTTCCCGCATTCCCGACCAACACCATCGACATGTTGTTGCCAAAGTGCAGCCCGGCAGCGGCGCCGATGTTGCCTGTGCGCAGGGTGACAAAGCTGAGAACGATGCCCACGACGCTTGTGTGGAGGACATAGAATATTGCGTTGATGCCCCAAGTGGCGGGATCTGCGTGCAGCAAGCCAAACGCGACCGAGGGCAGGATGGCCCAGATCCAAATGGACTGGAACCGGGCGCGGAGTTGCTGGAGCATATAGCCGCGAAAGACCAGTTCCTCGGCGAAGATCTGGATGAAAATCAGGATCAGGGCCGGGCCAAGGATCAGCAGCCACTCGCGTGTTGGCAAATTTTGTTCAAGCTGAGTTTGATCTTGCGGGGCAACGAGCAGGGGTTCGAACATTTGCAGCAGGCTTGCGGCAAGGCTGACTCCAAGGGCGATCAGGATGCCAATGCGAAACTGGCGCCAGAGGACATGTCTCTGAGCGCCGAACAGGGTTGAGTAGCTGCGCTTGTGTAAAAACCGCACCACCAGCCACAGACCCAGATGATACCCGAGGAAGGTCAGAAAGAAGATGCCAGCATGTGTGGCCGTGCCGCCGTCGAGTATGTCGGCAGGGTGCTTCCCGATCAGCCATCCTCCGCCCATGAAGATCCCGAAAGTGGCAGCGAAAAAGACCACATGGATCAGGACAAAGCCAAGAACCGATCGCCAAAATTGGCAATAGGGCTGCGCAGGGGACCAGAAGTAAGACTGGGGGGCGGGTGTCACGGTGACGGCTCCTGTACACATGAACTGGGCATTCGCAGCAACTGTGTCGTGGATCATCGCAAAGGACAATCCGGTTTTCCCTGACTTGCGCCGTGCCCCTCTGGCTTGTTATCCGATCAGAAGAGCGTAATGGATTTGCCAAGCGGTTTGCTGGGCATGTGCAGAGTTGGGTGTTCAGGTGATGAGTATAGGGAAAAGCAACATTGTTAGTCGGCAAATGCGCTGGGCCGCTGGGGCGATCCTGACGCTGGCGCTTGCAGGATGTTTCGGCGGAACCAAATCCGATGATGTGCGCAACAGCCCCTTGTTTTCGAAGCAAGCTCCGTCGGCTTCAGGCAGTTTGGTGCAGCGGCGGACGGTCATGTCCGGGGCCGTGACGGTTGCCGCACCCAAGGGGTATTGCGTGGATGTCAGTTCGCTGCGCGATCAGGCATCGGGGGCGTTCGTTCCCTTTGGGGCTTGTGCGGCGCTGACCCGAAACGTGGCAGACCCCAGTCCGAAGACACCTGCCTTCCTTGTGGCCAGTGTATCAGCCCTGCCGACGGCTGTCGTGTCCTCGGCCGAGGATCCCGAGGCGTTGATGGAACAAGCGCGGGCCTTTTTGGAAAGTGCCGCCGGACGTGCGGCGCTTAGTCGGTCAGGCGACGCTAGCACCGTGACGGTGCTGGACCTGAAGATTGCGTCTGGTGTCGTGAAGGTGTTGACGCGCGACAGTTCGGATAATCGCCCGGCGTCATTGTCCGACACGACATGGCGCGCATTTTTGTCTATTGGCGACAAACTGGTCGTGGCCAGTGTGACTGGTTTCACAAAGCACCCCATAGATCCGCGCAATAGTCTGACACAGTTGGATAAATTCATAACCGCGATCAAGGGCGTCAACCCCGCCAGCGGCAATAATGGCGGCGGCCTTGGGGGCATATTTCGCAAATTGCGAAACTAAAGAATATCTGATTAAGTGCAGCCATCCTAACACCTGATCACCACTTGAACGGGCAAACCACTGAAATGCAAAGCTGGATTACCTCGCTTTCGGATCGCTTGACGGACCGCAGAGCCTTGCGCCGTTGGACGCGTTTTGCGCGGGACGCGGGCAATGTGGATAAGCCCACATTGCGACAGTCACGGGTGCGCGCCCGTCAGTTGCGACAGCAGCTGGATGAGGTGCTGTTTACCGCTGACAGCCGCCTGGCGTTGCCGCTTCTGGGATCAAATACGTTTCAAAAACCGCTTCATTCCGACTGGGCCCACCGTCCTCAAGCCTGGCGCGGCCCGCTTGAGCCAACGGGCGTGGCATCCGCACAAAACGCGACGTCGTTCGGAGGCGAGGTGAAGCTGTTTCACGATTGCCCACTGTCCGAGGTATCTATCCGGCAAGTGCGCAACACGCGCGAGTCTGACCTTGCTCCGTTCGGAGTGTCGCTCGAGGCGTTTGGCTTCGAGGGATCGTTCCTGTCCTTGGCGATCGAGCTTCCCGACTCAGCAACCGAGGGATTGCATCGCAACCACATCGTGCGTTTGTCGGTGACGTCGCAAGTGGAACGCCCAATCGGCGTGTTGGCGCGTCTGAATATCCAGCACGGTCCGAACCACGAACAATTGTCCGAGAACAAAACCCTTGGAAATGGGGAAGCCACGTTCGAATTTGACCTCGCCTACTCCAATATGAACGAAAAGCGGGTTCAGAAGATGTGGGTGGATCTGGTGTTTGGCGATCCTGAAATGAACCAGACAACGCTGCGCGATCTGACGCTGTACCGTTATCCCCGTGCCGAAATCTAAGGGCATCTGTTGATAAGGAGCTATCATGGCTGACATGTCACTTGAGAAAGCCCGCATTCACGCCGGCATCTGGGAAGGTGTCCTGACCGCGCCCGTCGACGTCGCGCCCGAGCTTGAGGTGATGCATCAGGCGCAAGCGGTCCCGGGGGTCGAGGTGGCTGCGCTGGCGGACCAATCCGGTCAGTTCAGCGTGCGAGTCCCGATCCCGGCCGAGCTGCTGGGCGATGGTGTTCAGACCTTCGTCATTCAGGACAAATCGACCGGCCAGACGCTGGACAGTTTCGTGATTGTCACTGGTGAACCGCTTCAAGCGGACATTCGGGCCGAGATGGATCTTCTGCGCTCGGAACTCGACATGCTGAAGCGGGCATTCCGTCGGCATTGTCAGGCGGGTGATGACGCATGACCGCGATCCTCGTCAGTGCGTGCCTGCTGGGGCAGAAAGTACGTTATGACGGGGCGGCGAAGACGCTTGATGATGATCGGTTAAACCGTTGGGCCAACAAGGGCTGGCTGCATCCGATCTGTCCGGAACTTCTGGGTGGCTTGCCCGTTCCACGCCTGCCTGCTGAAATTGCGCCGGGCCATGATGGCACATCGGTCCTATCGGGGCAGGGGCGTATTCTGGATCTGCATGGTGGCGACGTGACGGATGCTTTCTTGCAGGGCGCCAAGATCGCGGTGGCCACGGCGCAAGAGCACGGATGCAAGTATGCCCTACTGACCGAGGCCAGCCCCTCCTGCGGCACCGATGTGATCTATAGCGGCCACCATGACGGCGTTCGGCGCGCCGGTATGGGTGTTGTGACGGCGGCGCTGACGCAAGCCGGGGTGCAGGTGTTTTCCTCGGAACAGATCGGCATGCTGGCGGCCCTGATCGACGCATAAGCGTTCGATCTTAAGTCCAAGACACGAATATCCGGCCATACCTTCGGGATTCTCGGGACATTCGTGTCAGGTAATGGCCGTATTAAAAGATCGAACGCTCTAGATTACGCAGCGTTTCAGGTGACAGCGCTTTACGTGAACGTCAATACTTTCGGGAAATAGGCAGCCCGAGGACCGCTATGACCCGCTACCCACATCTTCTTGCCCCGCTCGATCTTGGTTTCACCACGCTGAAAAATCGCGTCCTGATGGGGTCGATGCACACCGGACTGGAAGAGCGCGGTGATTGGAACCGCGTGGCCGAGTTCTATGCGGCGCGTGCCCGCGGTGGGGCGGCACTGATCGTGACGGGCGGTATGTCTCCGAACGAAGAAGGCGGCGTATTCCCGGGCGCGGCAGGGCTGTTCAGCGACCAAGACATTGCCAACCACAAAACGGTTACGGATCGGGTGCATGCGGAAGGCGGCAAAATTGCCATGCAGATTCTGCACGCGGGGCGCTATGCCTATGGGCCGAACTGCGTATCGGCCAGCCCGGTAAAATCCCCGATCTCGCCCTTCCCGCCGAAAGAGCT
The Aliiroseovarius pelagivivens DNA segment above includes these coding regions:
- a CDS encoding Lrp/AsnC family transcriptional regulator, producing MELDSVDRRILRALQRTGRISNAELSEKVNLSPSACHRRVQRLEAEGFIKNYVALLDARKLNCPTTVFVEITLSGQADEVLEAFEREVARVPDVLECHLMAGTADYLLKVVAQDTEDFARIHRQYLARLPGVQGMQSSFALRTVFKTTALPV
- a CDS encoding MFS transporter, whose amino-acid sequence is MTETRAPLITPVLVAGCLIILVGFAIRASFGVFQIPIATEFNWPRAEFSLAIAIQNLAWGIGQPIFGAIAEKMGDRKAIIMGAIVYAVGLVASSMAVTPEAHQMLEVLVGFGIAGTGFGVILAVVGRASSDENRSMSLAIATAAGSAGQVFGAPLAEYLLTFMTWQNVFVVFAAAIMATLALLPLMKTEPLASKSELEESMGQILIKAFKDPTYTLIFLGFFSCGYQLAFITAHFPAFVTEMCGAIDPSGTLAAVGVSTTSALGAISISLIGLANIAGTLFAGYLGKTYSKKYLLAAIYTGRTIVAALFILMPITPTSVIIFSITMGSLWLATVPLTSGLVAHIYGLRYMGTLYGIVFFSHQLGSFLGVWLGGRMYDAFGDYTMVWWIGVGVGAFSAIVHLPVKEQPLSARAA
- the zapE gene encoding cell division protein ZapE, whose translation is MSNLIQTYDALAQSGEITRDPAQEACLPGLEDIRAHLDSAPKRKRGILGGLFHSKPEDVPQGLYLWGGVGRGKSMLMDLFVDSLENTAARRVHFHAFMQEVHEGMTEARKRGVDDPLAPVAAKIAADVKLFAFDEMQISDITDAMIVGRLFEKLFEAGVVVVTTSNRHPDELYKHGLNRQLFLPFIALLKDQMVVHELVSPNDYRQDRLSGEQVFFSPANADARQAIDALWKDLTGGKTEPLVLTVKGREVVLPDYRNGAARARFHDLCGAMLGPGDYLAVANAVKLLVLEDIPRLSRSNFNEAKRFVTLIDALYEAKVRLIASAAALPEMLYVEGEGSFEFERTASRLREMQDKDWGQDSE
- a CDS encoding bifunctional folylpolyglutamate synthase/dihydrofolate synthase, with amino-acid sequence MMSLHPKIIDLTLDRVWRLLKAVDNPQNKLPAVIHLAGTNGKGSTQAMIRAGLEGAGKGVHAYTSPHLARFHERIRLAGELISEDALTEVLDRCYAANGGENITYFEITTVAALMAFAETPADFTLLETGLGGRLDATNVVEKPALTVITPISIDHTQFLGETLPEIAGEKAGILKRGVPCVVGPQKDDALDVIEARAAKLGCPLYVHGQHWHFWEERGRLIFQDENGLLDLPLPALIGPHQIENAGAAIAALRVLGFDEAACEAAMRDVTWPARMQRLRNGPLIDAAGTAELWLDGGHNPAAGEMLATVLADLPKRPTHLICGMLNTKDIAGYLRPLAGVADSLTAVSIPDEPNTLPADTTADEAAKVGMTSATAASVEAAITAIIQAEPQARILICGSLYLAGAILRENG
- the accD gene encoding acetyl-CoA carboxylase, carboxyltransferase subunit beta; the encoded protein is MNWISNYVRPRINSLFSRREVPENLWTKCGECGTMLFHRECAENQNVCTNCDHHMAITPRDRFSAMFDGGIFTEVDVPAPIDDPLQFKDQKKYPERMKSARKGTGEREAMLVAEGEIGRTPIVAAAQDFSFMGGSMGMYVGNAIIAAAERAVVLKRPLVLFSAAGGARMQEGILSLMQMPRTTVAVQMLKEANLPYIVVLTHPTTGGVTASYAMLGDVHIAEPNALICFAGPRVIEQTIREKLPEGFQRAEYLLDHGMLDRVTHRKDMKDELVTIIRMLTGQPPAVKGDLPKPEPEVEAEAPAEAAPSAAEDASDEAAKAGKA
- a CDS encoding CPBP family intramembrane glutamic endopeptidase, which encodes MIHDTVAANAQFMCTGAVTVTPAPQSYFWSPAQPYCQFWRSVLGFVLIHVVFFAATFGIFMGGGWLIGKHPADILDGGTATHAGIFFLTFLGYHLGLWLVVRFLHKRSYSTLFGAQRHVLWRQFRIGILIALGVSLAASLLQMFEPLLVAPQDQTQLEQNLPTREWLLILGPALILIFIQIFAEELVFRGYMLQQLRARFQSIWIWAILPSVAFGLLHADPATWGINAIFYVLHTSVVGIVLSFVTLRTGNIGAAAGLHFGNNMSMVLVGNAGSLDGFSLFVAEADLMGWTTTASMVLQTTLVLVAFVLWWNLTQRKPPIANAAKAD
- a CDS encoding DUF6478 family protein, whose protein sequence is MNGQTTEMQSWITSLSDRLTDRRALRRWTRFARDAGNVDKPTLRQSRVRARQLRQQLDEVLFTADSRLALPLLGSNTFQKPLHSDWAHRPQAWRGPLEPTGVASAQNATSFGGEVKLFHDCPLSEVSIRQVRNTRESDLAPFGVSLEAFGFEGSFLSLAIELPDSATEGLHRNHIVRLSVTSQVERPIGVLARLNIQHGPNHEQLSENKTLGNGEATFEFDLAYSNMNEKRVQKMWVDLVFGDPEMNQTTLRDLTLYRYPRAEI
- a CDS encoding DUF523 domain-containing protein, translated to MTAILVSACLLGQKVRYDGAAKTLDDDRLNRWANKGWLHPICPELLGGLPVPRLPAEIAPGHDGTSVLSGQGRILDLHGGDVTDAFLQGAKIAVATAQEHGCKYALLTEASPSCGTDVIYSGHHDGVRRAGMGVVTAALTQAGVQVFSSEQIGMLAALIDA